One stretch of Hemibagrus wyckioides isolate EC202008001 linkage group LG01, SWU_Hwy_1.0, whole genome shotgun sequence DNA includes these proteins:
- the si:ch73-22o12.1 gene encoding nectin-2 isoform X1 encodes MVRDSGFCSATGLLGAIILILLNVRGLLAQKVKVEPEVVSYPGQTVILRCQFPDPGQTQLTQVSWILEKSDGSRTNIAVFHPKYGANYPSSPVEGRVSFMIDPTTLENPTIQITEIALTDEGKYICEYAAYPTGNEKGVTSLIILAKPTNSATTITVPVGDTAVAVARCESANGRPPATITWLTSVNGNSSAPVTTDNSDNTVTVRSEYFLNPTPADNGKEITCKVTHRTMPNSETYAMKLVVQYPPQVQITGYDNNWYIGRSNVVLTCQYQGNPDPPTVNWKVSSGFMPDTVEVSKNRLTILKVDDAVNTTFICEVTNSLGTGKDQVAVFVREAPMPPSNAGVVAGAVIGSLLALLLVGALIAVLITRSRRQQQGYRGNSKGNSAPYDSVARLFGSSGSKNGTGNHGNNNAPIYKGDVGLSEKPGNIGLHQGGVALVENTPTAQDILLSSELDEAERRKFDELEDEDERYDQFSGSGPILQLRPHDEDPTPAYLDDDMESQRDGSIISRTAVYV; translated from the exons gcTTGTTGGCTCAGAAGGTGAAGGTGGAGCCAGAAGTGGTGTCCTATCCGGGACAGACGGTCATTCTGCGCTGTCAGTTTCCTGACCCAGGCCAAACCCAGCTTACTCAG GTGTCGTGGATTTTAGAGAAGAGCGATGGGTCCAGGACGAACATCGCAGTGTTTCATCCGAAATACGGGGCTAATTATCCATCATCTCCAGTGGAGGGGCGTGTTAGTTTCATGATCGACCCCACCACTCTGGAAAACCCAACTATTCAGATCACAGAAATCGCTCTGACGGATGAAGGAAAGTACATCTGCGAGTACGCCGCCTATCCCACCGGAAACGAGAAGGGCGTGACCTCCCTCATCATACTAG CCAAACCCACCAACTCGGCCACCACCATCACCGTGCCTGTCGGGGACACTGCTGTCGCCGTAGCGCGCTGCGAGTCGGCTAACGGACGGCCCCCGGCCACCATCACCTGGCTGACTTCTGTGAACGGCAACAGCTCAGCGCCAGTCACTACCGACAACTCGGACAACACTGTGACAGTGCGCAGCGAATACTTCCTCAATCCCACTCCGGCTGATAACGGCAAGGAGATCACCTGTAAGGTGACGCATCGCACGATGCCCAACAGCGAGACCTACGCCATGAAACTGGTGGTCCAAT atCCTCCTCAGGTGCAGATTACAGGATATGACAATAACTGGTACATAGGCCGGTCCAACGTGGTGTTGACCTGCCAGTATCAGGGAAACCCCGATCCCCCAACCGTGAACTGGAAAGT GAGCTCAGGCTTCATGCCGGACACGGTGGAGGTGTCAAAGAATAGACTGACCATACTGAAGGTGGACGACGCGGTAAACACCACGTTCATCTGTGAAGTGACAAACAGCCTCGGCACCGGCAAGGATCAGGTTGCTGTGTTCGTGAGGG AAGCACCCATGCCTCCCTCCAATGCGGGTGTGGTAGCAGGCGCAGTCATCGGCAGCTTGCTGGCCCTCCTATTGGTCGGCGCCCTCATTGCAGTCTTGATAACCCGCAGCCGCCGGCAACAGCAAGGTTACCGAGGCAACAGCAAGGGGAACTCCGCCCCCTATGACTCAGTGGCACGTCTCTTCGGCTCGTCAGGCAGCAAGAACGGCACAGGCAACCACGGCAACAATAACGCACCCATCTACAAGGGAGACGTGGGGCTGTCGGAGAAACCCGGGAACATCGGGCTGCACCAGGGGGGCGTGGCTTTGGTGGAGAACACCCCCACGGCGCAGGACATTCTGCTGAGCAGCGAGCTGGACGAGGCCGAGCGCAGGAAGTTTGATGAGCTGGAGGATGAGGACGAGCGCTACGATCAGTTCAGCGGTAGCGGGCCAATCCTGCAGCTCCGCCCACACGACGAGGACCCCACCCCTGCCTACCTCGACGATGACATGGAGTCACAGAGAGATGGTTCCATCATTTCCCGGACCGCTGTCTACGTCTGA